Genomic DNA from Luteolibacter arcticus:
CCACTCGTCGCGCTTCTTCTGGAGAATGGCGAGCCGGGTCTCGAAGACCGGCGGCTGGATCTCTACGGTGAGCCCGCATTCGAAACGGGATACCAGGCGCGGCTCGAGGCTCTTGATCTCGCTGGCCGGGCGATCGCTGGTGAGGACGACCTGGCAACGGCCATCCAGCAGCGAATTGAAGGTGTGGAAGAATTCCTCCTGCGAGCGCTCCTTGCCACCGATGAACTGGATGTCGTCGATCAACATCAGCTCGGCGTGGCGATAGCGCTTGCGGAAGCGCTCAAGGTCGCCTTTCCGGACGGCATCGATGAACTCGTTGGTGAACTTTTCGCAGGTCAGATAGACGACCCGTGAGGTCGGCGAGCTGCGCAAATACGCTTGGCCGATGGCCTGCATGAGGTGGGTCTTGCCGAGCCCGGAGCCGCCATGGATGAAGAGCGGGTTGTAGCCCGGGCCCTTGCGCTTGCCGACGGCCTCGCAGGCCGCGTGGGCGAACTGGCTGTTCGCGCCGACGACGAAATTATCGAGCGTGAACTGCGGATTGAGACCGGAGGTTTTGAGGCGTTTCTCAAACGGCACCTCACCCGCTGCCGAAGCGACGTTCACCGAGCGGGCTGGCACCGCGCGGTCGAGGTCGGAGACCGGTTCAAGGATCTCCGGGAGCTTGTCCTCCACCACCAGCTTCACCCCGCGGACGCCTTCCATCGTTTCCGCCACCGCGGTGGCGAGTTCCGGCATGTAGTTCGTCTCGATCCACACCTGGTGAATGTCATTCGGCACGGCCACCACTGCCTTCGAATCCTCCACTGCCACCAACCGCGAAGCCCGGAACCAGCGCTGGTAAGCGTCCTTGCTCACCAGACCACCGAGAACTTCGCAGGTTGCCTCCCATTGAGCGGCGACGTCGGTGACGGCCGTCATTGCATCCTCTTCGAACTCCTCAGAATCCATGTTTGTCACGTGTGTAATCAGAAAATGGTTTTTGTGTGCCGCGCCCCTTTCCCAAGCAGTTGTTTGGGAGCTCCCCGAAGCGCGGCGGGGAGGAGGGATAGCCTGTCCTCCACGGCGAGTGGGATTCAAATTTCACCTGCTCTAACAGCTCCTGCGCCCGCTCCCACTTTCCACAAGCGTTCCACGACAGAAGTTTTTTAAACCTTGACCCCTACTTTCCTTAATTTTCCCGAAAGATCCGGGGTGCATCCCCATCCCCAAAAGGCGCTCACCGTTTGAAATCAACGGATTTCCGCACCTCGGATGTGACATAAAATTTCATTCGGATACGTTGAGCGCGCGGAACTCCTTACATACGAAAGGAAAGCGACGTGGACCCGCCTTTCGCTTGTCGCCCTGCACGTGACGGGAAAGACTCCGCCGCATGTCCGGAGCCGGTTTCGACCTCGCCATCATCGTCGTTTACTTCGTGGTGATCATCGGCATCGGGCTTTACGCCGCGCGGGGCCAGAAAACGATGGAGACCTACGCGCTGGGCAACCGCTCGATGCCATGGTGGGCGGTCCTCGCGTCGATTCTCGCATCTGAAATTTCCGCCGGCACTTTCCTCGGCACACCGAGCGAAGGCTACGCCAAGCTGAACTTCCTCTACGCCCAGCTCGTGATCGGCACGATCATCGCACGGCTGCTGGTGGCCGCGGTCTTCATCAAGCCCTTCTACGACCTTAAGGTGGTGAGCATCTACGAGTTCCTGGAGATCCGCTTCGGCCGGATGACGCGAAGGATCTCGTCGTTCGTGTTCCTGCTCACGCGCTCCTTGGCCAGCGGCTCGCGGATCTTCGTCGCAGCCATCTTGCTGGTGCTCGCGTGGGAGGTGCTGCATCCGGCATTCCGCCAGCTCGAGGGCGAGGCACGGTTCCAGCAGGAGCTTTTTATCTACGTCGGCGCGGTGGTGGTCATCACTTTCCTGACCGCACTCTACACCACCCTCGGAGGCATCAAGGCCGTGGTCTGGACCGACCTCATCCAAGTCAGCCTGATGTTCGGCTCCGCGATCTACGTGTTCTTCTGGCTGCTTGGAAAAACCGGCGGATGGGGCGGCTTCTTCGAGTCGATCAAGACTCCCGCCTTTGTCGATACAGGCATCGATTCCACCAAAGGCTTCGGCGAGAACGTCCGCGGGATCCTCACGCAGGAATACACGCTGTGGGCGGCCTTCCTCGGCTCCGTCTTCACCACGCTGGCAACCCACGGCACCGATCAGGACATGGTGCAGCGGATGCTCACGTCGAAGGACCACAAGAAAGGCCAGCGCGCGGTGATTCTCTCGGGTCTGATCGATCTGCCGGTGGTGATCGGCTTCCTCGCCATCGGAATCCTGCTCTTCCGTTTCTACACGCAGAATGCCGATCGCGCCCCGGCACACGATCCTGGCATCTTCGCTTGGTTCATGGTTCACGATCTCGCGCCCGGGCTGCGCGGTCTGCTGGCCGCCGGCCTTTTCGCCACCGCGATGGGCTCGCTGAGCACGGCCCTCAACGCACTGGCCACCACCTTTACGAAAGACTGGTATGTCGGCTACTTCCGTCCGAATGCGTCGTCGAATGAGCAGTTCAAGGCAGCGCGTTGGGCTACCGCGGGTTTTGCGGTGCTGCTCGCTCTCATTGGCATCGGCACTGCATTCATCAAGCTGAAGAATCCCGACCTCCGCATCATCCCCATCGTCCTCGGCAGCTTCGGCTACACCTATGGCTCGCTGCTCGGGGTGTTCCTGATCGGCATGCTCACCAAGACCCGCGGGACTTGCCGGGGCAACGCGATCGCGATGGCCGCAGGCCTGCTGGTCGTCTGCTTTTTCTCCAGCGCGCACAATGACGTTTACGACATCTTCCACGACAAGGAGGCCAAAGTCCGCAAGGCCCTCGTCGCCCTGAAGGCCGCGCCCGCCTACTCCACTTTCGCCACCTCCTTCCAACCGGCCACGCCCGAACTCGTCGCCCAGGTCGTCGAAAAGACCAAGCTTCCGGAAGCCGAGGTCCGAGACCTCTGGGCCAGTCGCACCAGCCACGAACCGTGGTACCTGCCATCGTGGGTGCCGGTGATTGCCTTCACCTGGCGCATCATGCTGGGCACGCTGGTCACCGTGATGGTGGGCCTGTGCTTCCCGCGCAAGGGAGCCGCCTACGTCGCCCAATCCGCCTGAGCCTGAACCATGCACGACGACCTCGCCGACCTGCTCCGCCGCCGCAAGGAAACCATCGCCGACCACGCGTTCCGCGACCGCGATCCCGCCGCGCACCTTGAGTCCCTGAAATCGGTCTCCGAGGAAATCCTCGCGTGGCATCAGGCGCATCGCGGCGAGATCCCGGCACGGCTTGAGCATTTCCTGACGAATTGCTCGTTCGATAAGGCGCTCGTTTTCCTCGAAAGCGGCGGCACGTGGACCGGTCACTGAGGAATTTCCACACCGCTCTTGCCCGGCCCCGGAGTCGCCCCCTAGTCTCCGCGCCGAGCAATTCATGGGCGGAGCGGCACCACACATCATCGGTATTCTTCCAGCGCGCTGGGGGTCCACTCGCTTCCCCGGAAAGCCCCTCCACCTCATTGCCGGCAAGCCGCTCGTCCAGCACGTCTGGGAGCAGTGCCGGAAATGCACGCGCCTCGACGACCTCTACATCGCCACCGATGACGAGCGGATCTTCGCTGCTGCGGAGAGCTTCGGCGCCAAGGCCATCATGACCTCGCCCGAGCACCCGACCGGCACTGATCGCTTGGCCGAGGCCGTCCGCTCGCTCCCACAAGTCGACATCATCGTCAATATCCAGGGCGACGAACCGCTGATCGATCCAGCCCTCGTCGACGAACTCGCCGCCGCGATGGCCGCCGACGCTTCGCTCGACATGGCGACCGCCGCCAACCCGCTCGATCCCGACGATCCCGCGGTGCAGGATCCGAACGTCGTGAAAGTCGTCACCGCACTCGACGGCCGCGCGCTCTACTTCTCCCGCTCTCCCCTGCCCTTCTTCCGCAATGCGGTCGAAGGCCTGCCCGTCTATCGTCACAAGGGGATCTACGCATACCGTCGTACTTTCCTTGAGCGCTTCGTCACCTGGCCCCCCTCTCCGCTCGAGCGGGCCGAATCGCTCGAACAACTCCGCGCCCTTGAAAACGGCGCGTCCATCAAGGTCTTGCCTACCCACGACACCTCGCCCGGTGTCGACACTCCCGAACAGGCCGCCCACGTCGAATCCATCCTTACCAGCCAACTGTCCCACCCATGAAATACATCTTCGTCACCGGCGGCGTCGTCTCGTCTCTCGGCAAAGGCCTCGCCGCGGCCTCCATCGGCGCGCTGCTCGAGCACCGGGGGCTCAAGACGCTGATGCAGAAATTCGACCCCTACCTCAACGTAGACCCGGGCACCATGTCGCCCTACCAGCACGGCGAGGTGTACGTCCTCGACGACGGTGCGGAGACCGACCTCGACCTCGGCCACTACGAACGCTTCACCTCCGGCGTGATGTCGCGGCTGAATAACCTGACCTCCGGCCAGGTCTTCGACGCCGTCATCAAGAAGGAGCGCAGGGGCGAATACCTCGGCAAGACGGTGCAGTTCATCCCGCACGTCACCGACGAGATTAAATCCCGCCTTCACGCCGTCACCGACAACAACCCCGACGTGGATGTGCTGATCACCGAGATCGGTGGCACCGTCGGCGACATGGAAGGACTCCTTTTCATCGAAGCCCTACGCCAGTTCGCGCTCGAAGTCGGCAAGGACAACGTCTGCTTCATCCACGTCACGCTGCTGCCTTTCATCAAGGCGGCCGGCGAGGTGAAGACCAAGCCGACCCAGCAGTCCGTCGCCAAACTCCGCGAACTCGGCATCCAGCCGGACATCATCATCTGCCGCACCGAAGCCGACCTCGACGAGGACAACCGCAAGAAGATCGCGATGTTCTGCAACGTGGAGAAGAAGAACGTGGTCGCCTTCCGCGATGTCGCCCACACGATCTACGAATGCCCGCTGGACCTGCGCCGCGACAAGATCGACCGCCTCGTGGTGGACAGGATCGGTCTCGGCCATACACCTTCTCCAGCCCTTGACGATTGGGAGCATTTCGTCCGCCGCGTCATCCACCCGAAGAACAAGGTGACCATCGCCGTCGCCGGCAAATACATCGAGCTGCAGGACGCGTACAAGTCGATCTACGAATCGCTGATCCACGCCGGCGCGCACCACGACACCAAGGTCAACATCATCCGCGTCGAAGCCGAGGCGATCGAGGACCACGGCGCAAAGGCGGTCATTGGCGAGGTCGATGGCATCCTCGTCCCCGGCGGCTTCGGTGATCGCGGCATCGAGGGCAAGATCCAAGCGGCCCAATACGCGCGGGAAAACAACATCCCGTATTTCGGCATCTGCCTCGGGATGCAGATCGCGACCATCGAGTTCGCGCGCAATGTCTGCAAGCTGCGTGGCGCAAACTCGACCGAGTTCGACAAGAACACGCCATTCCCCGTCATCTGCCTACAGGAAGAGCAGAAGGGCGTGGAGGACATGGGCGCCACCATGCGCCTCGGTTCCTGCGAGAGCATCGTCTTCGCCGGCACCAAGGCCGCCGACCTCTACGGCAATGCGGATCGCATTCATGAACGCCACCGCCACCGGTATGAGTTCAACTCCGACTTCCAGGAAAAGCTCCAGGATTGCGGGCTGGTCATCTCCTCGGTCTCCGAGAAGGAAGGCCTCGTTGAAATCGTCGAGCTGCCGAATCACCCCTTCTTCGTGGGCGCGCAGTTCCACCCCGAGTTCCAGTCGAAGCCGAACAAGCCGCACCCGCTGTTCGCCGGCTTCGTGAAGGCATCGCTCGAGCGCGCGCAGGCTCAGTGACGCCCGGCAAGCTGGCGCAGCCGCCGCCGTTGCTCGCGGCGGCGAGTCTGGTTCCGAACCACCAGCGCGGTCGCGAGAAGCGCGATGCCGCTGCCGGTCGCGATGAGCAGGCCCAGGTGCATGGCTTCGGAAAGGTTCGGCACTTCCATCTTGTAACCGAGGCCGAGCAAAAGCGCGCCACCGCCGAAGATCACCAGCGCCCACAGTCCGAGGATGAATCCGCTGATCACCATCGACGCCGTGGCAAAGCCATCGGTCGGAACACCGGCGGCCTCAGACTGCCGCTTCGAGATCACGGCGCAGATCAGGGCCGGGATTACGGCGATCCCGAAGCTCAGGATGGCTGCCACCGCGAGGATGAATGCCGCGAGGCCGGTCTTCTCATGATTCTCTTTCATGGCGCGTTCTACCGTACACCATGCCCGGATGGTCCCCGCCGCGGCAAGCCCGCATTTGCCGGCTATGCCTCCGGTTCCCCCTCGGTCTCCGACTCCACCAGCGTCGCACCCCGCACCAAGCGGCAGAATTCCTTTTTCGGCAGCACGTGGTGCTCGCCTTCCTTCGTGGACAGGTCGGCCATCGTCTTGTAGGCCACTTCGAATCGCTCCAGCCGCGTGATCCGGATGAACTCCGCGCCCTTCTTCCACAACTGGTCCTGCTGCAAACGCATGCCGCAGCCTGACGCACGCGCCCCGCAATGACCAGCCTCGCGACAACATGAAACTCGGGGTCATCGGTGGAGGACCGGCGGGACTGCGCGCCGCGGAAGTGGCGGCGTCTGCGGGCGCGTCCGTGACCATCTTCGACGCCAAGCCATCCGTGGGGCGCAAGTTGCTCGTGGCAGGTCGCGGCGGACTGAACCTCACGCATGGCGAAGACCTCGGGCGCTTCATCTCTCGTTACTCGGGTCCGGCGGATTTCTGGCAGCACGCCATTTCCGCCTTCACCCCGTCCGATCTGCGCGAATGGGCGGCCGGCCTGGGCATCGAGACTTTCGAGCAGCGCACCGGCCGCGTTTATCCGCGCGAGATGAAAGCCGCCCCCCTGCTCCGGCGCTGGGTGGACCGCTTGCGCGGGCTTGGCGTGACCTTCGAAATGAATCACCGCTGGACCGGCCTCAAGCCGGGTCCGCCGCACGAGCTGGAGTTCTCGATCTACGATGAACACCGTACTTTTACGAGCGATGCCGTGATCCTTGCACTCGGTGGTGCATCATGGCCCATCACCGGCTCGGACGGTCATTGGACATCGATTCTTACGTCCCTTGGCATCGGTGTGAATCCACTCGCTCCCGCCAACTGCGGTTGGGAGACTGCGTGGCCTCGGGAAGTCCTCGCGACCGCGGAAGGCAAGCCGCTGAAGAACCTCGTCGTCCGCGCCGGAGATCACGAAGTGAAAGGAGAACTGATGGTCACGTCCTACGGACTCGAAGGCGGTGCCATCTATCAGCTCGGCACTCACCTGCGCGCGATGCCCGAACCCGTCGTACACATCGACTTCAAACCTACCTACTCGCTTGAGGAGCTGGTCACGAAACTAGCAGCCTCCAAGCTGCCCGCCGTCACCGCCTGCAAGCAATGCTGGAGATTGAGCGATGCCACGCACGCGATCATCTGCGCCGGGCATTCGGATCAGTCCTCTGCCACAGGTTTAGCGGAAAGGGCCAAAAGCTGCGCAATCCCGCTCATTGGTCCACGTCCGATCGATGAAGCGATTTCTTCCGCTGGAGGTGTTAGATGGGACGAGCTCGATGTGAATTTGATGCTACGTAAACTTACCCGTGTGTTTGTCGCGGGAGAAATGATCGATTGGGAAGCGACCACCGGCGGCTATCTCATGCAAGGTTGTTTCGCCACTGGAACGCTTGTAGGCAAAGCGATTGCCGCCTCTTGAGCGGGGCGTATCAAACGCCGGATCGAAGAAAGCCCACTCAGGTTTTTTCTGGAATCAACTAAACCTACGGCGTCCATCGTACGTGATGGCATTGAATGGTC
This window encodes:
- the dnaA gene encoding chromosomal replication initiator protein DnaA, which encodes MDSEEFEEDAMTAVTDVAAQWEATCEVLGGLVSKDAYQRWFRASRLVAVEDSKAVVAVPNDIHQVWIETNYMPELATAVAETMEGVRGVKLVVEDKLPEILEPVSDLDRAVPARSVNVASAAGEVPFEKRLKTSGLNPQFTLDNFVVGANSQFAHAACEAVGKRKGPGYNPLFIHGGSGLGKTHLMQAIGQAYLRSSPTSRVVYLTCEKFTNEFIDAVRKGDLERFRKRYRHAELMLIDDIQFIGGKERSQEEFFHTFNSLLDGRCQVVLTSDRPASEIKSLEPRLVSRFECGLTVEIQPPVFETRLAILQKKRDEWKVKVEEGIIRFLAERIRSNVRRLEGALMRVATFASLAGERVTEDRVEHLLRDLLREETGKQVTVDSIQRAVADHYDVRLADMTSRRRPASIAFPRQIAMYLSRTLTKQSLMEIGEAFGGRDHGTVIHAVKRITAQMELDPSTRDSIGVIEASLRR
- a CDS encoding sodium:solute symporter family transporter; translated protein: MSGAGFDLAIIVVYFVVIIGIGLYAARGQKTMETYALGNRSMPWWAVLASILASEISAGTFLGTPSEGYAKLNFLYAQLVIGTIIARLLVAAVFIKPFYDLKVVSIYEFLEIRFGRMTRRISSFVFLLTRSLASGSRIFVAAILLVLAWEVLHPAFRQLEGEARFQQELFIYVGAVVVITFLTALYTTLGGIKAVVWTDLIQVSLMFGSAIYVFFWLLGKTGGWGGFFESIKTPAFVDTGIDSTKGFGENVRGILTQEYTLWAAFLGSVFTTLATHGTDQDMVQRMLTSKDHKKGQRAVILSGLIDLPVVIGFLAIGILLFRFYTQNADRAPAHDPGIFAWFMVHDLAPGLRGLLAAGLFATAMGSLSTALNALATTFTKDWYVGYFRPNASSNEQFKAARWATAGFAVLLALIGIGTAFIKLKNPDLRIIPIVLGSFGYTYGSLLGVFLIGMLTKTRGTCRGNAIAMAAGLLVVCFFSSAHNDVYDIFHDKEAKVRKALVALKAAPAYSTFATSFQPATPELVAQVVEKTKLPEAEVRDLWASRTSHEPWYLPSWVPVIAFTWRIMLGTLVTVMVGLCFPRKGAAYVAQSA
- the kdsB gene encoding 3-deoxy-manno-octulosonate cytidylyltransferase, encoding MGGAAPHIIGILPARWGSTRFPGKPLHLIAGKPLVQHVWEQCRKCTRLDDLYIATDDERIFAAAESFGAKAIMTSPEHPTGTDRLAEAVRSLPQVDIIVNIQGDEPLIDPALVDELAAAMAADASLDMATAANPLDPDDPAVQDPNVVKVVTALDGRALYFSRSPLPFFRNAVEGLPVYRHKGIYAYRRTFLERFVTWPPSPLERAESLEQLRALENGASIKVLPTHDTSPGVDTPEQAAHVESILTSQLSHP
- a CDS encoding CTP synthase; its protein translation is MKYIFVTGGVVSSLGKGLAAASIGALLEHRGLKTLMQKFDPYLNVDPGTMSPYQHGEVYVLDDGAETDLDLGHYERFTSGVMSRLNNLTSGQVFDAVIKKERRGEYLGKTVQFIPHVTDEIKSRLHAVTDNNPDVDVLITEIGGTVGDMEGLLFIEALRQFALEVGKDNVCFIHVTLLPFIKAAGEVKTKPTQQSVAKLRELGIQPDIIICRTEADLDEDNRKKIAMFCNVEKKNVVAFRDVAHTIYECPLDLRRDKIDRLVVDRIGLGHTPSPALDDWEHFVRRVIHPKNKVTIAVAGKYIELQDAYKSIYESLIHAGAHHDTKVNIIRVEAEAIEDHGAKAVIGEVDGILVPGGFGDRGIEGKIQAAQYARENNIPYFGICLGMQIATIEFARNVCKLRGANSTEFDKNTPFPVICLQEEQKGVEDMGATMRLGSCESIVFAGTKAADLYGNADRIHERHRHRYEFNSDFQEKLQDCGLVISSVSEKEGLVEIVELPNHPFFVGAQFHPEFQSKPNKPHPLFAGFVKASLERAQAQ
- a CDS encoding NAD(P)/FAD-dependent oxidoreductase, which gives rise to MKLGVIGGGPAGLRAAEVAASAGASVTIFDAKPSVGRKLLVAGRGGLNLTHGEDLGRFISRYSGPADFWQHAISAFTPSDLREWAAGLGIETFEQRTGRVYPREMKAAPLLRRWVDRLRGLGVTFEMNHRWTGLKPGPPHELEFSIYDEHRTFTSDAVILALGGASWPITGSDGHWTSILTSLGIGVNPLAPANCGWETAWPREVLATAEGKPLKNLVVRAGDHEVKGELMVTSYGLEGGAIYQLGTHLRAMPEPVVHIDFKPTYSLEELVTKLAASKLPAVTACKQCWRLSDATHAIICAGHSDQSSATGLAERAKSCAIPLIGPRPIDEAISSAGGVRWDELDVNLMLRKLTRVFVAGEMIDWEATTGGYLMQGCFATGTLVGKAIAAS